The proteins below come from a single Methanothrix thermoacetophila PT genomic window:
- a CDS encoding polysaccharide pyruvyl transferase family protein — protein MGGNRLRFILAGNGPYENRGCEAIVRGTVKILREHFKDPQFICLSHFQNDEQFRKQCLEESDPSITHLRSYILSKKKAIKNFWKPGTWSYVYRHFFNRPALKYHIYRDMLSHLDDAAAVLSVGGDNYSLDYGVPQFFTDLDDIVLEKKKPLFLWGASVGPFSAIPEYERYMRHHLKEVTGIFARESLTINYLKSIGVTENVYSVADPAFLMEPVKPQGIDAKLPINGEAIGINLSPLMAKYVTNGDLEVWSSMAASIIESVAQKTGLLIYLIPHVTQPNQFSNDYAFMQRVLSQIKDKYNIIIVPPVYNAAETKWIISRMTLFAGARMHSTIAAISSGVPTLSFAYSIKARGINRDIFGHTNYCMDPEYLDSKAVAGRVTSMLDEVATIRKELAWRIPEVQRAAQNAGMLLRHLIGDN, from the coding sequence ATGGGTGGTAATAGATTACGATTTATTCTGGCCGGGAATGGCCCCTACGAGAACCGCGGGTGCGAGGCGATTGTGCGAGGGACTGTGAAGATCCTGCGTGAGCACTTTAAAGACCCACAATTCATCTGTCTTAGCCATTTTCAGAACGATGAGCAGTTTAGAAAGCAATGCTTGGAAGAGAGCGATCCTTCTATTACCCACTTACGTTCATACATATTGAGTAAGAAAAAAGCCATCAAGAATTTTTGGAAACCAGGAACTTGGTCATACGTCTACCGGCACTTTTTCAATCGGCCGGCACTCAAATACCATATCTACCGTGATATGCTCTCACATCTTGATGATGCTGCTGCAGTTCTCTCTGTCGGCGGGGATAACTACTCTCTCGACTACGGTGTTCCTCAGTTCTTCACAGACCTTGATGACATCGTCCTTGAAAAGAAAAAACCTCTATTTCTCTGGGGTGCCTCGGTTGGACCTTTCAGTGCAATACCTGAGTACGAGCGATATATGAGACACCATCTAAAGGAGGTTACTGGAATCTTTGCCAGGGAGTCGCTCACGATTAATTACCTCAAAAGTATTGGCGTAACCGAGAATGTCTACTCCGTCGCGGACCCAGCGTTCCTAATGGAGCCAGTTAAACCACAGGGAATCGATGCCAAGCTTCCTATTAACGGAGAGGCAATCGGCATAAACCTCAGTCCGTTGATGGCGAAGTATGTGACCAACGGCGATCTTGAAGTGTGGAGCAGTATGGCAGCATCGATCATTGAGAGCGTAGCGCAAAAGACGGGGCTATTAATATACTTGATCCCACATGTGACCCAGCCCAACCAATTTTCGAACGACTACGCATTTATGCAGCGTGTTCTCTCTCAGATCAAAGACAAATACAACATAATCATAGTCCCCCCAGTATATAATGCCGCAGAAACAAAATGGATTATTAGCCGGATGACTCTTTTCGCGGGGGCACGGATGCACTCAACGATTGCTGCAATATCATCAGGGGTACCAACCCTAAGCTTCGCCTACAGCATCAAGGCCCGAGGAATCAACAGAGACATCTTTGGCCACACCAACTACTGCATGGACCCTGAATATCTAGATTCGAAGGCAGTTGCCGGCCGAGTGACATCCATGCTGGACGAGGTCGCTACGATTAGGAAAGAATTGGCGTGGAGGATTCCGGAGGTTCAGAGGGCAGCGCAGAATGCTGGTATGTTACTGAGACATCTCATTGGAGATAACTGA
- a CDS encoding glycosyltransferase family 2 protein: MSINISIVTYKSSLDLVRRVVTCSLKSNLVKKLYILDNSPTAELQELTALDYRIKYIFNNKNLGFGRAHNIAMLRSIKENVKYHLVLNPDISFHENVIDELYDYMEANPDVGLVMPKVLYPSGEIQYLCKLLPTPFDLFFRRFMPFKKLNEKRNNIYELRFTGYNKIMNVPYLSGCFMFLRTKALEDVGLFDERFFMYLEDTDLCRRIYSKYKTVFYPNVSIYHEFARGSYKSSKLLMVHIKSVIYYFNKWGWFFDRDRDKINKQVLMELNARNY; encoded by the coding sequence ATGAGTATAAATATATCTATTGTAACATATAAATCAAGTCTGGATCTTGTTAGACGGGTTGTTACTTGCTCTTTGAAAAGCAATTTAGTTAAGAAATTATATATCCTCGATAATTCTCCTACTGCCGAGCTACAGGAACTCACCGCTTTAGATTACAGGATAAAATATATTTTTAATAATAAAAATTTAGGATTTGGTAGAGCGCATAATATTGCTATGCTTAGGTCTATTAAAGAAAATGTAAAATATCATCTTGTTTTAAACCCAGATATATCTTTCCATGAAAATGTTATTGATGAACTCTATGATTACATGGAAGCAAATCCTGATGTAGGTTTGGTGATGCCCAAGGTACTCTACCCCTCTGGAGAGATACAGTATTTATGCAAACTTTTGCCAACACCATTCGATCTATTCTTCAGAAGATTTATGCCATTTAAAAAATTGAATGAAAAAAGAAACAATATATACGAACTTAGATTCACAGGATATAATAAAATTATGAATGTACCTTATCTTTCAGGATGCTTTATGTTTTTAAGAACAAAAGCACTTGAAGATGTCGGGCTGTTTGATGAAAGATTCTTTATGTATCTAGAAGATACAGACCTATGCCGACGAATATACAGTAAATACAAAACGGTCTTTTATCCGAATGTAAGCATCTACCATGAATTTGCAAGAGGGTCATACAAGAGCAGTAAGCTGCTAATGGTACATATAAAATCCGTAATTTATTATTTTAATAAATGGGGGTGGTTTTTTGATAGAGATAGAGATAAAATAAATAAACAAGTGTTAATGGAGCTGAATGCACGAAACTATTAA
- a CDS encoding glycosyltransferase family 2 protein, with product MIKMYKVFAIIVTYKPNVRVLIKTIYSLKDQVYKIIIVDNTEDGFNFQQILTANNYKIKIIKLWNNYGIGKAQNIGIKIAIDEGAEYIMLSDQDTEYPPNYIENMIKAIGDLSYNNSQIAAIGPSYEDLNKDGRRGYFVIFNSFFIKRIYAKEGCLPVSQLLATGMIIPVKILKSVGYMREDLFIDWVDMEWCWKARSMGYQIFGNANVVVKHVLGDKSVKVGPKYFNLRSPSRHYYMIRNGLYLALNSSYINWQMKLRLLISMFCRVLFYAILSKPHSTHLKYCLLGIYHGFIGRLGKL from the coding sequence GTGATAAAAATGTATAAAGTATTCGCAATAATTGTAACATATAAACCTAATGTTCGGGTTTTAATTAAAACAATATATAGTCTTAAAGATCAAGTTTATAAGATAATAATAGTTGACAATACAGAGGATGGTTTTAATTTTCAACAAATCCTAACAGCCAATAACTATAAAATAAAAATAATAAAATTGTGGAATAACTATGGAATTGGTAAGGCACAAAATATCGGCATCAAAATAGCAATAGACGAGGGTGCTGAGTATATAATGCTGAGTGACCAAGACACCGAGTACCCGCCAAATTACATAGAAAATATGATTAAAGCAATTGGGGATCTTTCTTATAATAATTCACAGATTGCCGCGATCGGTCCATCCTATGAAGACCTAAATAAAGACGGCAGAAGAGGATACTTCGTTATTTTTAATAGCTTTTTTATAAAAAGAATTTATGCAAAAGAGGGATGCCTTCCTGTTTCACAGCTTCTTGCTACAGGGATGATAATTCCGGTAAAAATTTTAAAATCTGTTGGATATATGAGGGAAGACCTATTCATAGATTGGGTTGATATGGAATGGTGTTGGAAAGCAAGATCCATGGGGTATCAAATATTTGGTAATGCTAATGTAGTCGTCAAGCATGTGTTGGGCGACAAGTCGGTTAAGGTTGGTCCTAAATATTTCAATCTTCGCTCTCCGAGTAGACATTATTACATGATTAGAAATGGATTATATTTAGCGCTAAATTCTTCCTATATAAATTGGCAGATGAAATTGCGACTTCTTATATCTATGTTTTGTCGAGTGTTATTCTATGCTATTTTATCGAAACCACATTCCACGCATCTGAAGTACTGCCTTCTTGGCATATATCATGGATTCATAGGGAGGCTGGGTAAACTATGA
- a CDS encoding glycosyltransferase family 2 protein, whose translation MVTVSVILPTYNRAHVVGRAIRSVLEQTYEDFELIVVDDGSTDSTEEVVRSFDDRRIRYIRHKQNKGRSAARNTGIKIAKGEYIAFQDSDDEWLPEKLEEQMEVFKTSSPQVGVVYTGFYLFYDDKKIYIPSANVKTKDGNIYDELLKGNFVGTPAAVVRAECLKKVGMFDESLHCLEDWELFIRISKEYIFKYIDKALVNAFRSPNSILLDPDACATAMMLIMEKHIYPLGDQRRLAEMQYSIGNYLFKSEKICEGRARLLCAWKLDPLNIKYFLAYLASLLGKNGYVTIVRLKRLLLSVR comes from the coding sequence ATGGTGACAGTTAGTGTCATCCTTCCCACCTACAACCGCGCGCATGTGGTGGGCCGGGCGATCCGCAGCGTGCTTGAGCAGACCTACGAGGACTTCGAGCTCATCGTGGTTGACGACGGCTCCACGGACAGCACCGAGGAGGTGGTCAGGAGCTTCGACGACCGGCGCATCCGCTATATCCGCCACAAGCAGAACAAAGGCAGATCGGCAGCTAGAAATACTGGTATAAAGATCGCAAAAGGTGAATATATTGCATTTCAAGACAGCGATGATGAATGGTTACCCGAAAAGCTAGAGGAACAGATGGAGGTATTTAAGACCTCTTCACCACAAGTCGGGGTTGTTTACACCGGATTTTATCTATTTTATGATGATAAAAAAATATATATACCATCGGCTAATGTAAAGACGAAAGATGGTAATATCTATGATGAGCTTCTTAAAGGAAATTTTGTTGGCACTCCTGCGGCAGTAGTCAGAGCTGAATGTTTAAAAAAAGTTGGTATGTTTGATGAAAGTCTCCATTGTCTTGAGGATTGGGAACTATTTATACGAATATCTAAAGAATATATATTCAAATACATTGATAAAGCATTAGTAAACGCATTTCGTTCACCTAATAGTATCTTGTTAGACCCAGATGCATGTGCAACGGCGATGATGCTAATAATGGAAAAACACATTTATCCTCTCGGTGATCAGAGAAGATTAGCAGAAATGCAGTATTCAATCGGGAATTATTTATTTAAATCAGAAAAAATATGCGAAGGTAGAGCACGTCTTTTATGTGCTTGGAAGTTAGATCCGCTTAATATCAAGTATTTCCTAGCATATCTTGCATCTTTGTTGGGGAAAAATGGCTACGTCACCATTGTTAGATTAAAGCGACTGCTCTTATCCGTCCGATAA